In the Lepisosteus oculatus isolate fLepOcu1 chromosome 6, fLepOcu1.hap2, whole genome shotgun sequence genome, one interval contains:
- the LOC138239384 gene encoding uncharacterized protein F54H12.2-like has protein sequence MAFVHGGSAECAKSELDIFQLAPTQTSVEKSFYIEVPPLTALTENAPLEFYVAGNGEDYLDLNNTLLYLTCKITEADGRDIDAAARVSLVNYPIAAIFSQVDITVGDRLISQSNNCYPYRAFIESVLNYSEETLKTQYSTGLFYKDTAGEHESTILDGPNQGFRKRASYTTQSRKLELLGHIHADLFFQDKLLLNGLPKVVILGFVDNAAFSGSFTQNPFNFKHYNVNFLALYADGEQIPTKPLQPDFQNGHCVREYFNLVETAGKRLKDKPVLVDREEYARDYTLFAFNLSPDDECTGHYSLIKSGNLRAEIRFATPLPTTVNMVVYALFDNVIELDMRRQVIYDFS, from the exons atggcATTTGTTCACGGCGGGTCTGCAGAATGCGCCAAGTCGGAGCTGGACATATTTCAATTAGCGCCTACCCAAACAAGCGTCGAGAAAAGTTTTTACATAGAAGTTCCACCCCTCACGGCCCTAACGGAAAACGCACCTCTGGAGTTCTACGTCGCAGGCAACGGTgaagattatttagatttaaacaacacGCTGCTCTATCTGACCTGTAAAATAACGGAAGCAGACGGTCGGGACATTGATGCGGCAGCCCGTGTGAGCCTGGTGAACTACCCCATCGCTGCCATCTTCAGCCAGGTTGACATCACCGTAGGAGACCGATTGATCAGCCAGAGCAACAACTGCTATCCTTACAGAGCCTTTATAGAGTCggtcctgaactacagtgaagagacgctgaagacgcagtattcaacaggtctcttttacaaagacacagccggtgaacacgagtccacaattttggatggtcccAATCAGGGGTTCCGAAAAAGAGCATCATACACGACGCAAAGCCgaaaactggagctcctgggaCACATTCACGCCgacctgttttttcaggacaaactactactgaatggc CTACCCAAAGTGGTcattttggggtttgtggacaacgcggcattcagcggcagttttacccaaaaccccttcaattttaaacactacaacgttaactttctggctctctacGCGGACGGGGAACAAATCCCCactaaaccgcttcaaccagacttccagaatggacattgcgtccgtgaatattttaatctggtggaaacaGCCGGGAAGCGTCTGAAAGACAAACCTGTTCTGGTGGACCGCGAGGAGTACGCGCGCGATTACACATTGTTCGCTTTCAACCTCAGCCCCGACGACGAGTGCACAGGACATTATTCACTTATCAAATCGGGTaatctgagagctgaaatacGCTTCGCGACCCCGCTACCCACAACAGTTAACATGGTTGTGTACGCGCTGTTCGACAACGTGATAGAGCTGGATATGAGACGTCAAGTCATTTACGACTTCAGCTAA